A window of Macrotis lagotis isolate mMagLag1 chromosome X, bilby.v1.9.chrom.fasta, whole genome shotgun sequence contains these coding sequences:
- the CETN2 gene encoding centrin-2 isoform X2, protein MASTIKKPNLGPTPPRKKMGPKPELTEDQKQEIREAFDLFDTDGTGTIDVKELKVAMRALGFEPKKEEIKKMISDIDKEGTGKISFNDFLAVMTQKMAEKDTKEEILKAFRLFDDDETGKISFKNLKRVARELGENLTDEELQEMIDEADRDGDGEVNEQEFLRIMKKTSLY, encoded by the exons ATG gCCAGTACAATCAAGAAGCCAAACCTGGGCCCCACCCCCCCAAGAAAGAAGATGGGACCCAAACCCGAACTCACAGAGGACCAGAAACAAGAAATTAGAGAGGCATTTGATCTCTTTGATACAGATGGAACCGGGACAATAGATGTTAAGGAGCTCAAG GTGGCCATGAGAGCTCTGGGCTTCGAACccaagaaagaagagattaaaaaaatgatatctgaCATTGACAAGGAGGGGACGGGGAAAATCAGTTTCAATGACTTCTTGGCTGTGATGACTCAAAAAATG GCTGAAAAGGATACCAAAGAAGAAATTCTGAAGGCTTTCAGACTCTTCGATGATGATGAAACCGGAAAAATCTCCTTCAAGAACTTAAAACGTGTGGCCAGAGAGCTAGGGGAAAAcctcacagatgaggaactgcAG GAAATGATTGATGAAGCTGATCGAGATGGTGACGGAGAAGTCAACGAACAGGAGTTCCTGCGGATCATGAAAAAGACCAGTCTCTATTGA
- the CETN2 gene encoding centrin-2 isoform X3 yields the protein MGPKPELTEDQKQEIREAFDLFDTDGTGTIDVKELKVAMRALGFEPKKEEIKKMISDIDKEGTGKISFNDFLAVMTQKMAEKDTKEEILKAFRLFDDDETGKISFKNLKRVARELGENLTDEELQEMIDEADRDGDGEVNEQEFLRIMKKTSLY from the exons ATGGGACCCAAACCCGAACTCACAGAGGACCAGAAACAAGAAATTAGAGAGGCATTTGATCTCTTTGATACAGATGGAACCGGGACAATAGATGTTAAGGAGCTCAAG GTGGCCATGAGAGCTCTGGGCTTCGAACccaagaaagaagagattaaaaaaatgatatctgaCATTGACAAGGAGGGGACGGGGAAAATCAGTTTCAATGACTTCTTGGCTGTGATGACTCAAAAAATG GCTGAAAAGGATACCAAAGAAGAAATTCTGAAGGCTTTCAGACTCTTCGATGATGATGAAACCGGAAAAATCTCCTTCAAGAACTTAAAACGTGTGGCCAGAGAGCTAGGGGAAAAcctcacagatgaggaactgcAG GAAATGATTGATGAAGCTGATCGAGATGGTGACGGAGAAGTCAACGAACAGGAGTTCCTGCGGATCATGAAAAAGACCAGTCTCTATTGA
- the CETN2 gene encoding centrin-2 isoform X1 codes for MRFGELSAWVPTGLVASTIKKPNLGPTPPRKKMGPKPELTEDQKQEIREAFDLFDTDGTGTIDVKELKVAMRALGFEPKKEEIKKMISDIDKEGTGKISFNDFLAVMTQKMAEKDTKEEILKAFRLFDDDETGKISFKNLKRVARELGENLTDEELQEMIDEADRDGDGEVNEQEFLRIMKKTSLY; via the exons atgagatttggTGAGCTGTCTGCTTGGGTTCCTACTGGCCTTGTG gCCAGTACAATCAAGAAGCCAAACCTGGGCCCCACCCCCCCAAGAAAGAAGATGGGACCCAAACCCGAACTCACAGAGGACCAGAAACAAGAAATTAGAGAGGCATTTGATCTCTTTGATACAGATGGAACCGGGACAATAGATGTTAAGGAGCTCAAG GTGGCCATGAGAGCTCTGGGCTTCGAACccaagaaagaagagattaaaaaaatgatatctgaCATTGACAAGGAGGGGACGGGGAAAATCAGTTTCAATGACTTCTTGGCTGTGATGACTCAAAAAATG GCTGAAAAGGATACCAAAGAAGAAATTCTGAAGGCTTTCAGACTCTTCGATGATGATGAAACCGGAAAAATCTCCTTCAAGAACTTAAAACGTGTGGCCAGAGAGCTAGGGGAAAAcctcacagatgaggaactgcAG GAAATGATTGATGAAGCTGATCGAGATGGTGACGGAGAAGTCAACGAACAGGAGTTCCTGCGGATCATGAAAAAGACCAGTCTCTATTGA